Sequence from the Leptospira dzoumogneensis genome:
TGGAAATTATTGCAGAGATAGATAAACTTCCTACATTCCCGGAAAACTTAAATCAGATCATGAGTCTGATCAATAAGCCTGATTCTTCCATCCAGCAGATCACGGAACAAGTCGGAAGGGACGTTTCCTTATCTACTAATATTTTAAAATTAGCGAACTCCGCTTCTTTTGCACAGGGAAGAAAGGTAGAAACATTAGAAGACGCGATCAAGTTGATCGGTCTATCAGAATTAAATAATATTCTTTTAAGCCTCGGAACTAAAAAGATCCTGGAAGAAAGATACAAAGAGTTCGAGCATATCTGGGAGATGTCCAGTCTTTCGGCTTATATTTGCAGAAGACTCGGAGAAAGAATGGGCTGGAAGAAAACATTCCTGACCAATCTGGTTTGTGCCGCTCTTCTTCATAATATAGGTCTTGTACTTTTACTTTCTTTAGAAGGGGATACGATCGAAAAGTTAACCGATATTTCCGGCAAAAAACTTTTACCTTCTACCCTAGGATTGGAAGAGGCTGCACTCGGTATCACACATACTTCTCTAGGAGGTATGATCTGTGAAAAATGGAATTTTTCGGATACTATCAAAGTCGCTGCCGAATACCACCATAGACCGTTGATGGCCAAAAAGGAATCCAGAGATGTTGTATTTGCGGTCTATTTATCCGATTGGATCATAGATTGTTTAGAAGGAAAAGCGGATCCCGCAGCAATTCACTGGGAAGTTCTTCAACATTTCGGTTTTAAAAAAGACGAGGAATGGCTGGAGTTCGGTAAGAAGGTTATAGAAGAATATAAAGCCTTCCAGAAATATTCTTAACCTACGAATCATTTATCAAAAGAAAAGGCGGGAAAGTTTCCCGCCTTTTAACCTTAGTCAATATATTCTGTACATTGGATTGATTCTTTTGCAACTTCCGTATATTGGGCCTTCGGATTGTCTCTTTGCCTCATTCGATCTATCGTATCCATTTTCCTACCTAGTCGGCTTATTCCGGAAATAAATCTTTTGAATTTTCCTTCCAGTACCCATTCCCCATCAAAGAATTCATATTCGTTTGAAACATGAACTCCTTTCATTAATTCGCCTTTGACGAAATTTCCTTTTTCGAGAGTGGCGCAATTCCGATAGATTCTTTTACCGAATCCGTTTTTACAATCCCCCGTTAGGCATATCCAACCGCTATCGTAGAAATTACCTTCTAAGGTTTTTCCATTGGCTAGGAAAATTTTACCCTTACCCTCCGGTTTATTTTCCTTCCATATAGCTTCAATTTTACTTCCGTTCTTGTAAAAGAAAGTCCCCTTCCCGTTGAGTTGGATATCTTCGTACTTGTCAATGCCGACTCCCCCTTCATAACGATCTCCTGGCTTTCCGGCAGAACCATGAATCGGGGAACCGATTGCATATCCATTAATATAGATATTAAACCATCTGCCTGTGCCGAATTCCACAGAACCTATTCCATCCGGTATACCATTCTTTAGCCCACCATTGTATTTATGCCCGTACTGGCTTATTACCGAACCTTCTTTTATAGCATTGCAAGCATCTCCATCCACACATTTCCACGGGACGGTTGCGCAATTGTTGGCCACAAACCAAAATATAGAGATAATTAGGATCGCTATTTTCTTTCCATTCATTCGGGATTCCTATAGTAAATTTAAATAAAGGATTTGAATATATACGTAATGCAAAACGTGGCAATGAAATTAAATTTCGTCGACATTGATTTAGAATATTAATTCTTGTAATAGCTTCTTAGGTCGTTGTGAAAAAAACTTTACAAGAGAGAGGAAGCTTCTAACTATTAACCTAAGTTTGCATATGATTGCCTGATTGTTTACAACCTTTTCCACAAAGGACCCTCGTATCGCGGGGGAGTTACATGAATTAGTCTTATTGACTACCTATAGTTATAGGTTTGGGCAAAATAAATGGACCAACAACCATCTTCGAATTTATCCGTATGGGATGCGGATAGAGAAAAAGAATTTATCAAAATTTCAGAGGATCTAGGCATCTCCGACCCGGTCCCTGCGAGAATTATAGGAGAACAAGGACAAGAGTTTCGACTCGAATTAGGAAGTATAAAAGAAGAAGGTACCGGGACATTAACGGGTGCACTTCGTTTTAATGCGGATTCTAGTTTGGATCTACCGGTCGCAGGAGATTGGGTCCTCATCACAAAATTAAGCGGAGAAGAATATCTAATCCATAAAGTCCTTCCTAGAAGAAGTTTACTCGTACGAAAAACCAAAGGAGAAACCTTAAAACCGGATCCGATCTGTGCGAACATGGATCGAATTTTTCTACTCCATGGTTTAGATGGGGACTTCCAACCAAGAAGATTGGAAAGAACTCTGGTACAGATCTGGGAAAGTAAGGCGACACCTGTAGTCGTACTTACCAAAAAAGATTTGTATTCGAATAGAGAAGAAGAGTTGAGGGAAAAGATCGACATCGTTCAAAAATCTTGTCCTGGTGTAAAAGTATTCTCTGTTTCCAATCATAAACAAGAAGGTTTGGAAGAACTGGAAACGTTTTGGAAAGATGGGTCTACCTCCGCTTTTATAGGATCTTCCGGGGTAGGTAAATCTTCTCTTCTCAATCTATTGATCGGGGAAAGGATCAGATCTGTAAACGAAGTCAGGGAATCCGATTCAAAAGGAAGACATACCACTACGAACAGATGGATGTTCCGTTTGGATTCCGGCGCTTGGATCTTGGACACTCCGGGTATGAGAGAGATCCAACTCTGGTCCGACGGCTCCGGTTTGGAAGAAACCTTTCCTGAAATTTTCGAGGCAGCGGAATATTGTAGATTCCAAGACTGCTCTCACATTAGTGAACCTGATTGCGGAGTAAAACTTGCTATCGACTCGGGAAAAATTTCGGAAGAAAGATTTAAAAGTTATCTGAAACTCAAAAGAGAATTGGAAAGGACAGCGAATTTAAGCGCTCCAAACTCGATTGAATTCAGAGAACAAAAAGCGAAGTGGAAATCCATCCACAAAGAACAAAAAAGGATGCAACAACAACGAGATCGAGAAAGGTATCGTTAGTTTTCGTAAGAGCAGGGGAGATTCTCCTCTGCTCTTCAATCGATCTGAAAAAGATCCACAATCTTATAAAAATCTTCTGCTTTTAATTCTTCCGGTCTTTTATCTAAGGAAATTCCTGCAGATTCTATACATTCTTTTAAGTTAGATCTTAAATTTTCTTCGGAGATGGGAAGAGGAAGACCATTCGGATAAAAAGAATCTAATGGAGCTTCTTTGATAGAAGAGCCTATCTTTTTTCTTTTCCCCCAAAATAAGGTCCTGCATAAAATTTCTAAAACTTGGTAGGATGTTTTTTTAGAAAATCTTCTGTTCGAGACGAATGTAAGAACGCTTGAATCCACATTAGGAGCGGGATAAAAACATCCAGCCTTGATCGTCTTTTTGCTTTGGAATTTTCCGTAAGCCCCCGCATAGATAGAAAGAGAGGAAATCTCTTTAGTGATCCTTTGTGCGAATTCTTTTTGGACTAAAAAAACTGCTCCCTGTAAATTCGGGAGTTTTTCCAAAGAAAGAAGTATGAGTTCTGAAGTGATATAATAAGGCAGATTACCGAATAGGAAACAGTTGCTATTCTCATGATCGGATAATGTTTCTCTTGCATCTCCTAAAATGATCTCTGTTCCGGGCAGGAACTCGTTTAGCCATTTATAATATACTGGATCGATCTCATACAATCTCAGTTTTTTTCCGAGTCCGTAAAGTATATGAGAAAGCGCTCCAAGACCGGGGCCGATTTCCAAGATCAGTTCCGATCTTTGTAGTAGTTCCGGTTCTGCGCTGGAGAATAAAGTTTTTACTGCGTTTGGATCTATTAGAAAGTTTTGTCCCCATTTTTTAAGAGGAGCGGAAGATCTTTCCGATAAAAATTCCCGGATCATATTTGGTTTATAAAACGGGTATTCCGGGGAGCTCATCACTTCCAATAAACTTCCAACCGGGAGCGATTCCAAGCTGTTTTCTAAATCGATTCCATTCTCTTGGATCTTCTTTGATCCCGAATCTTGGGACAATGAGTATGATCCCTTCTCCGATTTTTGTTTTGTTTGCTAATGTAAGAAGAGAGTCTTTTCCCACCTCGAATCGGATCAGTTTTTGGCCCGGATCCGGTAGATGAAATTCTGCTAATTTAGGAATTAAGATCCAATTCTCAAAACCTGAGACCTTTGGTTTTTCTTTTCCTCCATATTTTAGAGAGAGATTTTGATTTCTTTTCAAACATCCAGAGACCCAGTCTAGGCAGGATTCATGTTCTATATAGATCTCGGCGGTTTTAGAATTTCCACAGAATCTTTCCGGATCTTTTCCCAAGGACTTGTATAGGATTTTGGAACTGTATCTACATTTTCCAGCGAGAACCAATCTGTTTTTTTCTTGGATTAGGAATGTGAAACGATCTCCGAAAAATACATCCGGAAGTTTTATCCAAGTGGAAGAATTCGCTAGTAAAAATTGGAAACTGCAACAGGTACAGAATCCTAGAATCCAAATCTTCTTAAGGAGCACGGCTCTGCGGGTTTTGTGATCCACAGAATTAGAAAGATCTAATTCAAAAATTTCTACTTTTCCGGAAGGGAGGAATTTCCATAAGAATAAAAAACTTACAAATAAAAACCAGATCCCTAACCCGAAATACTTTGTGTTTCCTCTATAATAATGTATCCAATTCCAATCTGATTCTCCCCAATAGAGAGTTGTTTTTTCTAAAATTTCCAAAAGGAATAAAACGATTTGCCAGATAGGCTGCGCGAATATGGAGAGATACATCGACTCTAATACTAAAGAAAAATATAATAAAGGAAGTAAGATCCCGCAGATCGGAACTAATATCAGATTTAAACCGAGAGATCCGAAACTATAGCTCCCGAAATAGTAAATTAAAGAGGGTAAGGTTCCGATTCCTGCGGATAAGGAAACTAAAAGATTTTCTCTCCAAAATCCTATAAATCGATCCACGATCGTTTTGTCTTCCGGTACTGGAGGAAGGCATTTTTGGAAACATGGAAGTAAAAGTAAAATGCCGGAAACCGCTCCGAAGGAAAGTAAAAAGGAAACCCCAAAGGAGCGGACCGGATCCCAAAGATAAACAAGTCCGGCAGAAGAAATTAATAGATCTGCCGGTTTAGATCTTCTAAAAAACAAAGATTGTAGAAGTATCCAAGCGGAAAATATCCAAGCTCTTGCGAGAGAGATCGGAAATCCTAAGCAGGCTAAGTAAATTAGTCCGAATAATACCGGGAGAATTCTAGGAATATAATATCCTAAGAATGGAATTCGTTTCAATATTGCGAACATACATCCAATCAAAATTCCTAGATGTAAACCGGAAGCCGCGAATAAATGTAGAATTCCTCCTTCTCTAGCATTCTTCTTAAATACTTTATCTAAACCTTTTGCATCTCCTAAAACTAAACCTATGGAAATTTCTCTGGCTCTGCCTTCTATCTTTGCTCTGTCCAAGGTTTGATTGATTTTTATAGAGAATTCTTTTTTCCAAGAATTGGATTTTTCTAAAAAAGGAGCGGATCTTTTTGTGTAACCGCAAATTGCTAAAACAAAAAATAGGATCACTCCCCAGGAAAAACTCGGGATCTTTTTTCCGGAGAATAGGAGGGAGAAGAATATTATACTAATTGAATGTATTGCGGTCCATATTAGGACCAGATCCGTAAAGAAAACATCTAAGAATAAAGCGGATAGAAGTCCAAGAATTAGATAGGAAAATAAAGAGGAGGGGATCCAGTCCTGGTAGTTTTGTTTCAAGTATTCGCCCATACGAATACTTGTTTCGGGAAATTAGAATTGTGTGCGGAATTCTAATTCCGCTGCAAAATTTGACTTTAAACGGAAACTTTAGAGATCCCGATGCCTAGTTTTCCTCTTACATTATCTAAGATTTGAGAAGAAGCCTCTCTTGCTTTGTCGGATCCTTTTTTCATGACGGATCTTACATACGCAGGATCTGCTGCAATCTTCTCTCTTTCTTTTCTGTAAGGTCCGAAATAATCTAAGACAGTCTCTAATAATGCTTTTTTAAGATCTCCGTAGCCTGTTCCCGGATTTGTAAATCTGGATTGTAGATCTTTTTTGGCGGATCCATCTAAGAAAAGAGAATGGATCGCATATATTATACTTTTCTCATAATCTTTCGCCTCGTCCACTCCTGCAGAGTCGGTCACGATCCCCATTACTGATTTTTTTAACTTCTTCTCATCATCGAAAAAGTTGATCGTATTTCCGTAAGACTTGGACATTTTAGCGCCGTCCACTCCCGGCACGATCGCGGTCTCTTCGTCTATTTCAGGTTCGGGAAGTTTGAAAGTTTCTCCGTATTGGGAGTTAAACTTCTCCGCTATATCTCTTGCGTATTCCAAATGTTGTTTTTGGTCTTTTCCCACAGGCACCTTATCGCTGTTAAATGCGAGAATGTCTGCTGCCATTAATACCGGATAAAAGAAAAGTCCCCCGCTTGGAACGATCCCCTTAGCGACCTTGTCCTTATATGAATGAGCCAATTCCAATTTAGGAACTGTGATGGACATGCTCAAATACCAGGTAAGTTCGGTGACTTCCGGAACTTCTGATTGGATCCAGAATGCACATTTGTCCGGATCGATCCCTAATGCTAAAAAATCGCAAACAGCATCATAAGTATTTTCTGTTTGGTTTTTCGCGGAACTGAAGGTGGTTAGTGCGTGCAAATCAGCTACAAAACAAAATAGATCGGACTTGTTTTGGTAATCGACTAACTTGCGTATAACGGAGAAGTAATTTCCTAAATGTAATTTACCAGAAGGTTGTACCCCGGTCAATATCCTCATTGTTCCTCCGAGGAAGCGAATCGGTTTTGCGGATCGTCGAAAGTTTTTCCGGAAAGACGTTCATACTCTGCTTTTAAGGCGCTGAGTTCTGCATCCAACTTTCTGTGAGCGGTCAGTTTGTTTACGGTAAACTTGTCTTTATAGATGACCGCATAGTTAAATAATAACTGGGCCATATCCACAAAAACATATTCCAAAGTTTTACTATTCAAACGGTTTCCGGAAACCATCGTAGAATCATAATACGGTATAAATCGGTGAAGTACTTTCACTTCTTCCAATACTTTTTCTTTGGAAGCAAGGACTCTTTCGTTCAATTGTCCTTTGGCTTCATAATCTTTTGCTAATAGATGGTTCTCGACCAATACGTTGATCTTTTCGGCGAATTTTCCCATAAATGCGGAAGCTTCCGAAAGTAATCTTAATAAGTTTACCGTGATCTGGTCTTCTACGGATCCGCCGGAAGTGTTTTGGTTAAAATTGGAGAAGGTATACTGAAAGCTAGGATACTTCTTATTGAATGCATCCAATTGTCTGAGAAGATTATTGATCTCTTCTATCTCAGTTTTGAATAAACCAGGTTGGGTAACCAATACGTCCCTATTATGATTTTTGGTCCCAATCTTGACTGTCCCTTCTAAAATAGGAGTGTAACAAGATTGAAAGTCGCGAAGAAGTATATGGATCAGCTTATGAGGCATTCCTTTGTAGGAAGACTTGAACGCGGCCGAGTTCATATTCTCAGGCATATGATGGGCGAAATAATCGTCCACAACCCCGTTTAAGAAATCGAAAGAGATCTTTCCGTTATCATCTATTTTGAAATAACGTTGTCTTAAGCCGTGCAGCTCTTCTTTCTTATTCATTCTTGTCAGAATATCATCCGACAATTTGATCAATGTTGTTTCCACTTCTTTGGTGATATCGGGAGATCCTTGGAATTTGGTCTCGTTAATCGGAGGAACATTCAAAGAATCTAATATTTCTTCCCAGCCGATCACTTTTTTGTTGGAAACAACATAGAATGCTCGGATCGCGTCCGTAAGTTTAGGTCTTCCGTTTTCCAGATTTAATCCGTAATTCAATCCGGAGATGATGGAAGGAAGTTTTACGGATAATTTTTCGTCCTTCTTCACTAATTCAGGAACATGGCCTAGGATAATATCTCTGGCGTCGTTCCTGGAAAGATGGCGCGCGTAATACATCTGCATCTTCAAGGATCTGTTCAAGAAGATCTCCGGTGAAATTTCATCTATAAAAAGAGAGTCCAAAGAGATGAAATTATTAAAGAATTTATTAAAATTCAAGACCACATTATAAACTAAAGGTCTCCAATGTCTCCAGCCTTGGCTTTCCGCAAGTCTGAGAGCCTGTAATGTGGAGATGATCTGATCTTCTTTTAATGCTTTGAATAATCTCTCTACGGAAGGAGCGATCTTTGAATTTCTTCCTAAGAAACCGACTTCGACTGTTCCGGTGTCTTTTGCAAATTTCGTAATATTCGCATTTCCACCGAATAGGTTAGCGAGAAATCCGAGTCCTGCTCCGGCATCCTGTTGTTTTTTTACGGGCCTAGGTGCTGTCTTGGAAGAAGAGGAAGACTGAGATGTTTTAGAAGACTTGTCCTCTTCTTCCGGTCTTTTGCCTGATTCTTCTTTCTTCTTTTGTTCGAACTCTTCGTCGACTTTTTTCATCAAGTCGATTCGTATAAATATATCGTTCGATTTTTGTATGACTTCGTCTATCTTCTGTTGGTGTTCCGGAGAACGTGTCTTTCGATAGAGGTCTGCGAAAACCTTATGGGCGTCTGTGCGAGAAGTAGACAAACTTATTCCCTCTCGTTAAGCGGGTTCTCCACAATTTGCGCGTTTGCAGGTGCTCCGAAATTGAAGAGAGACGCAGGTAAACCTATACCTGTTTGGACTCCGGAAAAACTTACGGAGGTATATTCTCCGGTGGATCTGCTCTTCATTCTGAGAGAACGAGGAGTATTATCCGGACCTAAGGTGACTACGATCTCTTCGTAAGTCCTTGTCGCGGATTTTAGTCGAAGTGAACCTCCCACTGGAGTTACTTCTTCGTATCCGGAGAGTAGGCCGGCCATTCCGCCGGTCATACCTTTTACGTCTTGTTTTCCTACAATTCCTCTGGAAGGGGAATAAAACCAAAGATAACGTCCGTTGGAGGCAATCACCCTCCCATCGGAAAATTTCACATGTATATGATTCGGTTTTTGATAAGAGAGAGTTCCGGTGAGTTCGTTATTGATCGTAATACTCGCCCGAAAACTGGAAATTTCGGCCATCTTTCCGATGACGCCGCTTAACCTTTCCTTGCCAGGATCGGATAAAATAGAAGTGCCGCAGACCAGTAGAACTGCGGCACCCAAAAAGGATAATATACCCTTGGATGAAGCCATAATCGTTCCTACTATGGCTTCATTAGACGAAATTATCCAAGTACTTTTTTAAACTCGTCGGTCAGAGCCGGTACGACTTCAAAAAGGTCTCCTACGACTCCGTAGGTAGCTACTTTAAAGATTGGAGCGTCTCCATCCTTGTTAATAGCCACGATATACTTGGAAGAGCCCATTCCGGCCAAGTGCTGGATCGCTCCGGAAATTCCGCATGCGATATAGCAGTTCGGGGAAACGGTTTTACCAGTTTGACCCACTTGATGGCTATGAGAAATCCAGCCTGCATCGACCGCAGCACGGGAAGCTCCTAAAGCTGCGCCTAAAACGTCCGCCAAACCTTGGAGAACAGGCCAGTTTTCAGGTCCTTTAATTCCGCGTCCGCCGGATACGATGATAGAAGCTTCTGCCAATTGAACCTTGTTCCCGCCGCTTAGATCGGAAGAAACGATTTTAACTTTCGCGTCTCCTGCGGATGGACTTGCAGCTTCAGCAGCTCCTGCCCCGGCTTTTTGTACTACTTCTTGAGAGTTTGGACGAACAGTGAAGATAGCGATCGGGCTGGTAATTTTGAAATTACCGTATGCTTTTCCGGAATAGATCGGCTTCTTAGCCACTACTTTTCCGCCGTCTACTGAAAGACCTACTGCATCCGCTACGATCCCTGCTCCTACTTTTACAGCTACTCTTGGAGAATAATCTTTTCCTTGAGAAGTGTGAGGAACTAAAACTACAGAAGGATTTTTTTCCTTAATAACTCCGGCTACTAAATTCGCCCAAGTTTCTGCGTTGAAGTCTCCTGCATTTACGGTAACTATGCTGTCTGCTCCGACTGCTCCCAGGTCTCCTGCGAATTTTTCAACTCCGGATCCGATGAGAAGAGCGGTAACTTTTCCTCCGAGTGCGTCCGCAATTTTGCGGCCAGCGGAAGTGATTTCTTTGGAGATCTTTTTGAGTTCTCCGTTTTTGAGTTCGCCTACGATTAAAACGTTGCTCACGGGTGTTCTCCTTAGATAACCTTAGCTTCTTCGCGAAGAGCTTTAACAAGTTGCTCTGCGAAACCTTTTGCGTCAGCTGCTTCCAGCTTACGACCAGGAATACGAGGTGGAGGCGGCTCCAATCCTACTACTTCAATCTTGCTTGCAGGATTTCCTAAATCTGCAGGCGTTTTGGTTTCGATAGGCTTCTTCTTAGCTGCCATCAAACCTTTCAAGTTAGGATAACGAGGTTCGTTTAATCCTTTTTGAGCAGTGATTGCTACTGGTAGGCTGGTTTCCACAACTTGGGTTCCACCTTCTACCTCTTTAGTAGCTTTTACGGAAGTTCCGCTGATCTCTAAACTAACTGCGAAAGAAATATGAGCGATTCCTAATCCTTCTGCAACTTGGATCACTACTTGGGAACTATCGCTATCGATAGATTGGCGTCCGCCGATGATAATATCTGCATTTTCAGCTTTCGCGAAATTTGCGATCAATTCTGCGGTTAAAACGGTGTCGAAAGGAACGTAATTGTCCACTTTGATCTGAACGGCACGGTCCGCTCCCATTGCGTATGCTTGGCGTAAAGACTCTTGAACGCGATCTGGTCCTAGAGAGACTGCAATAACCTCTCCACCATTTTTTTCACGTAATCTAAGTCCTTCTTCAATTGCGAATTCGTCGTACGGAGAGATAATCCATTTAATTCCGGCTTCATTGATGGACTTGTCCCCGACTTTGATATTCGTTTCGGTGTCAGGCACCTGTTTCACTAAAACGATGATCTTCATGAACTTTCGTTCTCCAAATAAATAGGGCTATAAACACGAAATTTCTGAAAAGCTTGAATGCAAACTACTTTTTTGCACGTATTCGGGAAATCTAGCCTATCGAAACAGAATGAGTGTTCTGCTCCAAAAATAGATCCAAAATAATCCTAAAATGATAACCAACACATTCGCATCCGATTGAAGGAAGAAGGTTAGGCCCCAGAAAAACGGTAAAAGGAAAAAGCTGATCAGAAATAAGAACCAGATCCAAGACTTTCCGCTAAAAGGGGTAGCGAATGAGGCCTCGATCTCCGAGCGGATCTCTTCTAAACTTTTGGGAAATTTTCCTAGATTGCGGATCGCTAGAACCAAGGCGAGAAGGCAAATCAAAGTTAATACGACAGAATACAGCATGTTGATCCTCGTTCAGGGAATTCTAGATAATTGCAGGGACTTTAAAACAACTTGTCTGTCCTTTTTGGTATGGAATCTGATCTGTACATCGTCTGTTTCCGGATTTTCCACCGAGAATTCGATCCTCATCTTCTTGGAATCTCCGATTCCCGGAGATTCAGGAAAGATCATAGAAGTAGATTGATTAGCAGTTACACTGAAGGTTGCTTGGTCTAGGATTTCTCCTTCGAATTCAGCCCGAAACCTTCCCTTAGGATCTTTTGGAATATAATGATCGTAAGCTTTCAATTCTTCGTAAATAGTCGGTTGGTTCTTACGTTCCGATTTTACCGTCTTTAACTTATACGTAAATTGAGAAGAGTCTATAAAGATCGATTTCTTATCCTGGGCCGATGTGGAACTTGCTCCTAGTTTATAAACCTGTAAGAATATTCCTCTATATATAAGTGTATCCGGATAACGATTTACGGTATCTATAGGATAATTTCCTTCCAAGCTGATCTTATCTACTTTTTCTAAAGTAACAGGCCCGTCTTCCAAATTGAAGTCTTCATCGATCAGGTATATATTCCAGCCGGATTCGATGAGTTTATTCGCTTTTTCTAAAAAAGGACGGGTCTTGCGGATGAGATATGTTTCCTTTCCGCTTAAATAGTGAAGAGGGCTGGCAAGGTCCTGTTTTTTAGTAAAATAAATCGCCTTTTCACTTGGAAGAGAGGTCGATAGTCTTTCGAATTCTTCCGAGTAGCCGGATAACATTCTTTCAAAGAATATTAATCTGTCTCTGTTATATAGATGATATATATAACCTGCAATAATTACGACGATTAGCGCCGATCTAATTGTTTGTTTTTTGATCGGTAACGAATATAGACCGACGACTCCCATGATACATGCGAATGGAATAGGAAATAATACCCAACGCCTAGATGCCCAGAAATGATCTGGGTAAATACTCGGATCGTAAAAGTAAACGAAGGATAGAAGGGTCCCTAATAATAGAAACACCAAAGAACCGGAAAACTGTTTTCGAAATACTAGTAGATCGTATCCTCTAATTCCGAATAATACCAGGATCAAAGGAACATACAATAAAAAGAATAGGAATCCGTTCTTTCTAAAATATGCAAAATCGCTGATTGTATCCGTATTGCTAATTACGGGTTGGATAGAATGCCCAAATGCAATTAACGTAAAGAAGAAGCAGAAAGAAATAATTCTCAGCAGAGTTTTATTCTTCAGGATCGCATTCTTAAACAATTCGATCGATTGTTTTCCAGTCTTTAAATTGGAAAAGAATAATAAAGCGGATAACAAGATAGAAGAAAAAATACAGAATAATGTTAGTTTTAATAACTGATTACTTTTCCATAGATCGATTATGTAAGGTTTGGAATTGATATAGCCGTAGAGAACTCCCAAAATTGAAATGGCAGAATATCCCAAGAGAAAGTTTAAACCTTTTTGAAGAGATCTCTTTCTTAAAAATAATAAATAACCTACGAAGATCACAATCGCAGGAAAATAAATTAAACTATCTATCCTGTTGAAGCTGCTTAGCCCTAATATACCGCCTGCAAAAACCATCCATCCTTTGTGTTTATGGAAAAAATAAAGAGCTAAATACGAAGAGAATAAGATCAATAATTGACCTAATGGTTCTGATAAAGTTGTTCTTACGTTCCAGAGTTGGGCCGGATTGAATGCGCAGAAAAAGACTGCGACCAATGCTCCCCAAGGCCCAATCCATTTTTTCACGATCAAAAATATAAATACTAAGGATAATACTCCAAATATCGAATTCACTCGGAACATCGCATCTAACCCGAATAAATCGACGGATAAGGCTAAATAAGTAGGGAAGAGAGGATAGAAGCGTGGAGAAAGAGAGCCGATTGGGACCAATGGAGAATGATCGGATTCGATTGCAGGATACCCTTGGATGATATTATTCCCTAAAATTTGGGTCAGCTCCTGGTAACGGAAATTGTTAAAATTTAGACCTCCCGTTTTCTGGATCTGACTTCCAAAAACTATATAAACTCCATGGTCTCTATCTCCCTTAATATACTCGATAGGAAAAAGAGAATAC
This genomic interval carries:
- a CDS encoding HDOD domain-containing protein, which codes for MNINWYHFEKEGYYLSVRNVNERIEKLNPLYIRFTTLNKSVDKLLSVLLDRYLVYLDAISLKESVFSILRESAMNAVKANSKRIFFAENNLNISNPDDYVRGMANFKKEMIKDKERYAALLEKVKFHCLITLAFNRTSFLMRVSNNAPIIAEELKRVENRIGKSKEYNDLGEVFADHADDSEGAGLGLAMSLLMLKNEGIAADSYKLKAEGGITSAYIKIPLDFKHRNVSYQRTVEIIAEIDKLPTFPENLNQIMSLINKPDSSIQQITEQVGRDVSLSTNILKLANSASFAQGRKVETLEDAIKLIGLSELNNILLSLGTKKILEERYKEFEHIWEMSSLSAYICRRLGERMGWKKTFLTNLVCAALLHNIGLVLLLSLEGDTIEKLTDISGKKLLPSTLGLEEAALGITHTSLGGMICEKWNFSDTIKVAAEYHHRPLMAKKESRDVVFAVYLSDWIIDCLEGKADPAAIHWEVLQHFGFKKDEEWLEFGKKVIEEYKAFQKYS
- the rsgA gene encoding ribosome small subunit-dependent GTPase A gives rise to the protein MDQQPSSNLSVWDADREKEFIKISEDLGISDPVPARIIGEQGQEFRLELGSIKEEGTGTLTGALRFNADSSLDLPVAGDWVLITKLSGEEYLIHKVLPRRSLLVRKTKGETLKPDPICANMDRIFLLHGLDGDFQPRRLERTLVQIWESKATPVVVLTKKDLYSNREEELREKIDIVQKSCPGVKVFSVSNHKQEGLEELETFWKDGSTSAFIGSSGVGKSSLLNLLIGERIRSVNEVRESDSKGRHTTTNRWMFRLDSGAWILDTPGMREIQLWSDGSGLEETFPEIFEAAEYCRFQDCSHISEPDCGVKLAIDSGKISEERFKSYLKLKRELERTANLSAPNSIEFREQKAKWKSIHKEQKRMQQQRDRERYR
- the rsmA gene encoding 16S rRNA (adenine(1518)-N(6)/adenine(1519)-N(6))-dimethyltransferase RsmA; protein product: MSSPEYPFYKPNMIREFLSERSSAPLKKWGQNFLIDPNAVKTLFSSAEPELLQRSELILEIGPGLGALSHILYGLGKKLRLYEIDPVYYKWLNEFLPGTEIILGDARETLSDHENSNCFLFGNLPYYITSELILLSLEKLPNLQGAVFLVQKEFAQRITKEISSLSIYAGAYGKFQSKKTIKAGCFYPAPNVDSSVLTFVSNRRFSKKTSYQVLEILCRTLFWGKRKKIGSSIKEAPLDSFYPNGLPLPISEENLRSNLKECIESAGISLDKRPEELKAEDFYKIVDLFQID
- a CDS encoding ComEC/Rec2 family competence protein translates to MGEYLKQNYQDWIPSSLFSYLILGLLSALFLDVFFTDLVLIWTAIHSISIIFFSLLFSGKKIPSFSWGVILFFVLAICGYTKRSAPFLEKSNSWKKEFSIKINQTLDRAKIEGRAREISIGLVLGDAKGLDKVFKKNAREGGILHLFAASGLHLGILIGCMFAILKRIPFLGYYIPRILPVLFGLIYLACLGFPISLARAWIFSAWILLQSLFFRRSKPADLLISSAGLVYLWDPVRSFGVSFLLSFGAVSGILLLLPCFQKCLPPVPEDKTIVDRFIGFWRENLLVSLSAGIGTLPSLIYYFGSYSFGSLGLNLILVPICGILLPLLYFSLVLESMYLSIFAQPIWQIVLFLLEILEKTTLYWGESDWNWIHYYRGNTKYFGLGIWFLFVSFLFLWKFLPSGKVEIFELDLSNSVDHKTRRAVLLKKIWILGFCTCCSFQFLLANSSTWIKLPDVFFGDRFTFLIQEKNRLVLAGKCRYSSKILYKSLGKDPERFCGNSKTAEIYIEHESCLDWVSGCLKRNQNLSLKYGGKEKPKVSGFENWILIPKLAEFHLPDPGQKLIRFEVGKDSLLTLANKTKIGEGIILIVPRFGIKEDPREWNRFRKQLGIAPGWKFIGSDELPGIPVL
- the trpS gene encoding tryptophan--tRNA ligase, which codes for MRILTGVQPSGKLHLGNYFSVIRKLVDYQNKSDLFCFVADLHALTTFSSAKNQTENTYDAVCDFLALGIDPDKCAFWIQSEVPEVTELTWYLSMSITVPKLELAHSYKDKVAKGIVPSGGLFFYPVLMAADILAFNSDKVPVGKDQKQHLEYARDIAEKFNSQYGETFKLPEPEIDEETAIVPGVDGAKMSKSYGNTINFFDDEKKLKKSVMGIVTDSAGVDEAKDYEKSIIYAIHSLFLDGSAKKDLQSRFTNPGTGYGDLKKALLETVLDYFGPYRKEREKIAADPAYVRSVMKKGSDKAREASSQILDNVRGKLGIGISKVSV